The following proteins come from a genomic window of Chaetodon auriga isolate fChaAug3 chromosome 16, fChaAug3.hap1, whole genome shotgun sequence:
- the nucb1 gene encoding nucleobindin-1, protein MNLKPGWLLLLSICAGVWSVPIDRNVGNQEAKEEEQEENADTGLYYDRYLREVIEVLETDPHFREKLQTANTEDIKNGRLSKELDLVSHHVRTRLDELKRQEVSRLRMLLKAKLDSTNVQTLQMDHASLLKQFEHLDPHNQNTFEAKDLELLISTATKDLENYDAERHEEFKRYEMLKEHERREYLKGLDQEKREREEKRLQELQEKHRQHPKVNAPGSVAQLREVWEETDGLDPQEFNPKTFFKLHDTNEDDVLDEQELEALFTKELEKVYDPKNEEDDMMEMEEERLRMREHVMKNVDTNKDRLVSLEEFLKSTEKKEFNNPKEWETLDTKPVYTEEELQRFEAELRDKEEELRRKADNLRQEQELLKERGKALEAQRREYQQAVLEMSQRQKEQQAADGQPPVGPNGELLFQPEAQKLDAKEAKAPAEHGAEAQNNLPAEPPQNLPLHT, encoded by the exons ATGAACTTGAAACCTGGCTGGCTGCTGCTTCTATCCATCTGTGCTGGGGTCTGGTCAGTGCCTATTGATCGCAATGTAGGCAACCAGGAAGcgaaagaggaggagcaggaggagaatgCG GACACTGGCCTGTACTACGACAGGTATCTCAGAGAGGTGATTGAGGTTCTGGAGACAGACCCTCACTTCAGAGAGAAgctgcaaacagcaaacacagaagacaTCAAG AACGGTCGTCTCAGTAAAGAGCTGGACCTGGTCAGTCACCATGTCAGGACTCGCCTGGACGAGCTGAAGCGTCAGGAGGTGTCCCGCCTCAGGATGCTGCTGAAAGCCAAACTGGACAGCACCAACGTACAGA CCCTGCAGATGGACCACGCATCTCTGCTGAAGCAGTTTGAACATCTCGATCCCCACAATCAAAACACGTTTGAGGCCAAAGACCTCGAGCTGCTTATCTCGACG GCCACCAAAGACCTGGAGAACTACGACGCCGAGAGACACGAGGAGTTCAAACGCTACGAGATGCTGAAGGAGCACGAGAGACGGGAGTACCTGAAGGGCCTGGAccaggagaagagggagagggaggagaagagattgcaggagctgcaggagaaacacCGCCAGCACCCAAAAGTCAATGCCCCG GGTAGCGTTGCTCAGCTACGGGAAGTCTGGGAGGAGACGGACGGCCTGGATCCACAGGAGTTCAACCCCAAAACCTTTTTTAAGCTGCACG ACACAAATGAAGATGACGTTTTAGACGAGCAGGAGTTGGAGGCTCTCTTCACTAAAGAG ctggagAAGGTCTACGACCCGAAGAATGAGGAAGACGAtatgatggagatggaggaagaaaggcTGAGGATGAGGGAGCATGTCATGAAGAAT GTGGATACAAATAAAGATCGTCTGGTCAGCCTGGAGGAGTTCCTCAAGTCCACCGAGAAGAAGGAGTTCAACAATCCCAAAGAGTGGGAG ACTCTGGACACCAAGCCGGTGTACacggaggaggagctgcagcgatTTGAGGCCGAACTCcgggacaaagaggaggagctgaggaggaaggcGGACAACCTGCGCcaggagcaggagctgctgaaggagagaGGCAAAGCCCTGGAGGCCCAGAGGAGGGAGTACCAGCAG GCGGTGTTGGAGATGTCCCAGAGGCAGAAGGAGCAGCAGGCTGCGGACGGGCAGCCTCCTGTGGGTCCGAACGGGGAGCTGCTGTTCCAACCAGAGGCACAGAAACTGGACGCTAAAG AAGCAAAAGCCCCAGCTGAGCACGGAGCCGAAGCCCAGAATAATCTGCCCGCGGAGCCTCCACAGAATCTGCCTTTACACACTTAA
- the tbc1d17 gene encoding TBC1 domain family member 17, which translates to MEQTTEEDYKLIFEKEGVYLHTNAKRSNQDTTIPGFIRIVERAGVPALEWSPLEDEGRSAPAVLYSRKDGEGGEEDTNFDPGYEPDWAVISTVKKDREHVPVRDSGQWSFSLPLSELYCLRRARFSLGRNFLVLTSRGGHPLPPLHFHRGGTRDLLRALQRYIILDQSPVDGRLFLAYPHDSGALSQSFDKLQLLDDGGSDLVLRFIQDPYATTFGGFSKVTNFFKAALRPPETSSRPAHDPSLPPQSDEEPGFELITCGVELGPRPGVTRGSPLDRWEEFLDPAGRVKNPERVKELVFRGGVTPSLRKEVWKFLLGFYPWNSTAKEREDILRVKTDEYFRMKVQWKSVSEEQEMRNSLLRGYRSLIERDVSRTDRHNTFFSGNDNPGLTLLHDVLMTYCMYNFDLGYVQGMSDLLSPLLFVTQNEVESFWCLTGFMELVHQNFEESQEAMKQQLLQLSILLKALDPELCDFLDSQDSGSLCFCFRWLLIWFKREFSFEDILVLWEVLWTRLPCDNFHLLIACSILESQRGELIGSDHDFNTILKHINELTMKLDLQSVLCGAEAIYLQLVQCKELPLKVQQVLGLYIPSSSEEDSPDSQASETQRLLSQSQAAAAPCNSARGSTSP; encoded by the exons ATGGAGCAAACCACCGAGGAGGATTACAAG ctCATATTCGAGAAGGAGGGGGTTTATCTTCACACTAATGCCAAGAGGAGTAACCAGGACACCACCATCCCGGGGTTCATCCGGATTGTGGAGCGG gctGGGGTGCCGGCTTTAGAGTGGAGCCCACTGGAGGACGAGGGCCGCAGCGCCCCTGCTGTCCTCTACAGCAGAAAG gatggagaaggaggagaggaggacacaaaCTTCGACCCGGGCTATGAGCCAGACTGGGCCGTTATCAGCACAGTGAAGAAGGATCGCGAACACGTTCCAGTCAGAGATTCAG gtcAGTGGTCGTTCTCGCTGCCTCTCTCAGAGTTATACTGCCTCCGGAGGGCTCGCTTCTCATTGGGTCGAAACTTCCTGGTGCTGACGAGCAGAGGAGGCCACCCGCTGCCTCCTCTGCACTTCCACAGAGGAGGAACTCGGGATCTGCTGAGGGCCCTGCAGCGATACATCATCCTGGACCA GTCACCGGTCGACGGGCGGCTCTTCCTCGCCTACCCTCATGACTCAGGAGCTCTCTCTCAGTCCTTCGATAAGCTGCAGCTCCTCGACGATGGAGGCTCCGATCTAGTTTTG AGGTTCATCCAGGACCCGTACGCCACCACGTTTGGCGGATTCTCCAAAGTCACCAATTTCTTCAAGGCAGCGCTTCGACCTCCAGAGACCTCCTCACGTCCTGCTCATGATCCCAGTCTTCCCCCCCAGTCGGATGAAGAGCCGGGCTTCGAGCTCATCACCTGT GGGGTGGAGCTTGGTCCCAGACCAGGTGTAACCCGGGGATCACCTCTGGACAGATGGGAGGAGTTTCTGGACCCAGCGGGGCGAGTGAAGAACCCAGAGAGGGTCAAGGAGCTGGTGTTCAGAGGG GGTGTCACACCGTCCCTGAGGAAGGAGGTGTGGAAGTTCCTCCTGGGCTTTTATCCGTGGAACAGCACTGCCAAGGAAAGAGAGGACATTCTGCGGGTGAAAAC ggatGAGTACTTCAGGATGAAGGTGCAGTGGAAGTCGGTCAGTGAAGAGCAGGAGATGAGGAACTCCCTCCTCAGAGGATACAGAAGCCTGATAG AGCGAGATGTCAGCAGGACGGACAGACACAACACGTTCTTCTCTGGGAACGACAACCCGGGACTGACGCTGCTTCATGACGTGCTGATGACGTACTGCATGTACAACTTTGATCTTG GTTACGTCCAGGGGATGAGCgatctcctctctcctctgctgttcgTCACCCAGAACGAGGTGGAGTCCTTCTGGTGTCTGACGGGCTTCATGGAGCTGGTG caccaGAACTTTGAGGAGTCTCAGGAGGccatgaagcagcagctgcttcagctcagcatcCTGCTGAAGGCTCTGGACCCGGAGCTGTGTGACTTCCTGG ACTCGCAGGACAGCGGCTCCCTGTGCTTCTGTTTCCGCTGGCTGCTCATCTGGTTCAAGAGAGAGTTTTCCTTCGAGGACATCCTCGTCTTATGGGAG gTCCTCTGGACTCGTCTTCCGTGCGACAACTTCCACCTGCTGATCGCATGTTCGATCCTGGAGTcccagagaggagagctgatCGGCTCAGACCACGACTTTAACACTAttctgaag CACATCAACGAGCTGACGATGAAGCTGGACCTGCAGAGCGTCCTGTGTGGAGCCGAGGCCATCTACCTGCAGCTGGTCCAGTGCAAG GAGCTTCCCCTCAAGGTGCAGCAGGTTCTGGGTCTCTACATCCCCTCCAGCTCTGAGGAGGACAGCCCGGACTCCCAGGCCAGCGAGACGCAGCGCCTCCTCAGCCAATCccaggcagcagctgctcccTGTAATTCAGCACGTGGTTCCACTTCTCCTTAG
- the ccndx gene encoding cyclin Dx, producing MDKGMSVSLWCEEVEDDQSRDQSRTEARAQAQVAGSSQLRAAWDPTVSGHRVIQRLLHVEERYMPSMLYITLIQRDPERREEVAKWALEVCCECGCDEAVFPLSVSLMDRFLSASLSLPVSPYCLAAGCILIASKLTECDNVTADTLCAAAEYSFQPSNLREMERVILASLRWDTAAVTPQDFLPHFLACVEERGDGDRRDSEGELLSTLRRHSDTLAAMCACDSRFLGAPPSLVAAASLNCALRGLGNKGPAQLAVMGEALAELCQTDLAVLQAYSEMIEYALRQRLRSGLQQGPMEKDEEVENERPGTPTDMREIDF from the exons ATGGACAAAGgcatgtctgtgtctctgtggtgtgaggaggtggaggacgaCCAGAGTCGGGACCAGAGCCGGACTGAGGCCCGGGCCCAGGCCCAGGTCGCAGGCTCGTCTCAGCTGCGAGCCGCCTGGGACCCCACAGTGTCGGGGCATCGTGTGATCCAGAGGCTGCTTCATGTGGAGGAGAGGTACATGCCCTCCATGCTCTACATCACCCTCATCCAGCGGGATCCAGAGCGCAGGGAGGAGGTCGCCAAGTGGGCCCTGGAG gtgtgctgTGAGTGCGGCTGCGATGAGGCCGTgttccccctgtctgtctcactgatggATAGgttcctgtctgcctccttgtctctgcctgtctcaccGTACTgcctggctgctggctgcatcCTCATCGCCTCCAAACTCACCGAGTGTGACAACGTCACCGCTGAcactctctgtgctgcagctgaatacAGCTTCCAGCCGTCCAACCTGAGG gaGATGGAGCGCGTCATCCTCGCCTCCCTCAGGTGGgatacagcagcagtgactcCGCAGGACTTCCTCCCACATTTTCTCGCCTgcgtggaggagagaggagatggagacaggAGGGACTCTGAGGGGGAGCTGCTCTCCACCCTGCGGAGGCACAGCGACACGCTGGCGGCCATGTGCGCCTGTGACTCCCGTTTTCTGGGTGCGCCGCCGTCACTTGttgctgcagcatcactgaaCTGTGCCCTGCGAGGCCTGGGCAACAAGGGCCCGGCTCAGCTGGCTGTGATGGGTGAAGCACTGGCAGAGCTCTGCCAGACGGACTTG GCAGTGCTGCAGGCTTACAGTGAGATGATCGAATATGCCCTCCGACAGCGGCTGAGGAGTGGGCTTCAGCAGGGGCCTAtggagaaagatgaggaggtggagaacGAAAGGCCCGGAACACCCACTGACATGAGAGAGATTGatttttaa